The following DNA comes from Quercus robur chromosome 1, dhQueRobu3.1, whole genome shotgun sequence.
TTTATCAATCTtgaaaaaacccacaaacaatcCCTCTTTTATCAATCTAAGTCTTAATTAATCCCTTATATTTCTATATGAAATAATTTGTTGCTGTCACCCACTTTCCCCTAAAAAACAATGTATTAGTATAAATAACATTGTTTGAGACTACATATATTGCAATTGTTAAAAAATCAGAACATAAATCTCCATATGAACAATTTccaccaaaagaagaaaaaattccaACAATGCCATGGTTTTCTTTCCAATAAAATAAGATTATGCAAGTAAAGTTCATAATTTTTCAATAAGAAAGTACTTTGGCTTTCAGTtgcttatcaaaaagaaaagtacattTCAGTTGCCCTTTCCAACTCACACCTAAACTACCATGTGAGCGTTTGGGGAGGGTTGAAAGTTGCATTTCAGTTCTGcgttttaatgttttttttttttttttttttctctgcacGTGAACAGTAAAATCATTGTGCAGGGGACAAAAaacactgttcatgcactgttcacgtacTGTTCATATATTGTTCACgagtcccacgacactatttacacatttaaaaattattttgctacagtgttttcagtttcagttttcagttttcagtttcagcaacaataagttcaatccaaacggaccccaTATATCATGAATGAACTCCCTAATTGAGCATCTTACATAATCTCATGGAATACAAAAGGCACACAGTTTTGGCAAGTTTGTGGTTATacgtttttgttttcttttgtttcataTTAATAAGTACTTTGATTTCAAAGTTATAGCATAAAAACAATAGTATTCCACCACCCCAAATACAACTACCAGTGAATACTCAAGGCTTCGGCCATGGctaatatgagagagagaatttgagataGAAGAGAGGGAGTGAGACAGAtctggtggtggtgggtgggttACAGATCTAGTGGTTTCGGTGGTGTTGGTggactttttttgtatttttgtaaaaaatattagtGAACCATTTTTTAAcgtttcccataaaaaaatgcTAGCAAATTGAATATGCTACtattttttaaagggaaatgTTAATGAATGCTCTAAGGACATTTGCTAAtgaatcattttagaaaaatttttatggaaaaagagaaaaaaaaattaatattttgatagctttttcaattttccaaaaaagtgataataaaactttcctaaattaatttattaataattgcccTAAAGGTTTTCATTAACATAACCCTTTTCTAAATAaggtaaaatttagattttaggtACTGTATAATCATTAATTAGATGCTAAACTTTagtttttctaattaaattcaacttgtggtcttataacttttttttgataatcaacaaatttattaacaaaGGAACCAGAAACTACGGACAAGAAACCAAAATCTTAACTTTCTCAAGAgctaatatattacaaaaaatcGATAGGACAGagtcaaataaaacaaaacaacctaGAGAGGCCAATCAAACTGCCCATATTTTAGCTAACTGTAGTCTTATAACTATACACACATTAAAGAAATACACCGGTCAATAAGCTAATAAGCCATATGATTCCcgtaaaaataaatagagaagcCATATGGTCATACTACATTTTAGGACACATGGATGAAttctattactttttttttggctaggtATGTGCGGGGATAGAACCCCTGAGTaagaaattaccaaaaaaacCCGGGTGCTACTAGCTACAAGGCCATTGACAAttctattactttttttttttgttaaaggatGAATTCTATTACTTGATAATAAACTAATAAGTCATACTgtcccataaaaataattaaataagattgtacaaaaatcaataataaatgtTCATCTGTTTTGAAAGGTGGACCGTTGAAGCTGACACTTAATCCTCTCTTGACCCCATATATTTACTGTAGACTTGTAACGTAGACTGCATGAGGAGAAGCTTTAATTTATGAACCCAACTAGTCAGCAAATAAAGAAGACTAGTTGAAATAAGCTGCTGTGGATGAAGAGTAtagtgccattttttttttctactctaagCTATGGAGAATTTGAGAGACTTCGAAAGAGATCTGGGGGAGATGAGAGAGTATTACAGTCAAGGAAAGACTAAAGAAGCATCTTGGAGAAAGTCACAGCTCAAAGGGTTGCTTACTCTGCTAAAGGAAAAAGAGGGTGATATCCTTAATGCTCTTAAGCAAGACTTGGGAAAGCATCAGGTTGAGACTTTTAGAGATGAGGTATACAAACTATATATCTTgttccattttttaattttataaatgtaCACATATATATGGATTACCCtctaaaaaataagtcataataacttttatttatttattttagtaatcATAATAACCTGTTTGAGAGGTTACTAACTTGTTTGAGTGCATGTTTTTGTGGCTGTCTTGTTTCTAggatagggttttttttttttccttaataaaaaaaattcctagataAATTACACATATATCCAATAGGATTTGAACACACAAATTCATCACCTTCATTTGGTAGGGTCTAATATTATTTATCACATAAAATGGGATTAGAAGTAATATTGCAcaagtttatataaaaaaaaaaagtaatattgcACAACTGTTCTTAGCCAAAATTACAAgaaatttgtttaattattcACTACCCTCACAAGGGAAAAGGAACATGAATAGAATTTGAAAAGAGCTTAAAGAATAATCACAATCATGAGGAATTTGTGAACATATTTTTACAAGGACTTAAGTAGTGGTAAAGACTATTGGATTCATTTTTAAGATGTAGGAGAGATTGAGAGTTTGATCTCTTACTTTTGTTATACATAAATTCTCCTTGTTTGCAGATAGGAACCTTGATTAAGACACTGAATTTGGCATTGGAATCTTTGAGCGAATGGATGTCAGGAAGAAAGGTAAGCTCAACTACTAGACTTTACATggcattaataataataatgtcgGACCATGACACTCCCGTGATTCAAACCCATGaccttggctctgataccatttgtcgGACCGTGAGTTGTGCCATTCCACCTCAAAATCAATTGGTGATGAGGAAAacacactcaaatcttttattgaATTTGACATCACACCACGCAGACCtgtttttagagtggttgtagGGAGTTAAATTGTGATcccaacaaataataataataataatagagaaaaggaagaaagaaacgAATTATTTGTATATTTCATAACAAtaaaccccccaaaaaagactaaattatatttttgactctagaattttggatttttttttttttttcattttggtctcttaagtttgagatttttcattttagtctatCAAGTTTGATTTCATTTGGTCCTAATGTCTATTTCCATGACTCCTATGGCCATTAAGGGAGAgagggtaaattttttttttttttttttttttttataatttttaaaagagaaataatgTTGTTTTGTTGACACTTAATGGCTAAATTAGTCATGAAAATAGATGAAATAttgattattttgaaaacttaatcAAACTCAGTGGACCAAAATGAAGACAATCTAACTTTAAGGGATCAAAgtgtaatttaataaaaaaaaagttggtgtaataatattttattgggaTTCtgcatgggaaaaaaaaagtttgtagaaccttttaaaattttcctgtTACCACCACGCACTCGTGATGCGGtagtcacttcacaagtataaatgcttgtgaggCATGGGGGGTAAGGACCGGGATTCAAGTTTCTATgagagagcttcacacacatatacacttaaattatgttagagtagaaattctatcttgtataaaaataaaaataaaaaattttcctgcTTTCTAGTAAGCAAAGAAGTTAAATTTTATACATAAACCACCATGTCGGTTTAGTCACGTGCTAATAatattcaagaatttttttttattttttttttgacaacatATACTAACAATTCTCGTTAATGTATGGTTTATAGGCTAAACTGCCGCGAATTGCTTTGCTCACTAGTGCAGAAATTGTTCCTGAGCCTCTTGGCCTTGTACTCATTATTTCATCTTGGAATTTTCCCTTTGGTAAgtaaattattattctttttagaatatgataaattattattgattgtttcaaaagtttaaaatattaagaaatgttgaatttagttatttaataattattctaACACTTTTCCTTACGTTTGGCCCAAACTCCCCTTAATAAGTGAGGCCTAGCACAaggagtttttaatttttttaaatgggaggtagagtggagaCAGAGTTCAAACTCAAGATCATAGTTTTTGATATCATGATAAATCATTGATTGCccccaaaaacttaaacaattaGTAAATGGTGAATTCAATCATTAAACTAATATTGTAACataactaggaaaaaaaataattacagtttgcttcatttttcttctctcatATCCTTAATAATGATTAAATTGTTGTCATTTTGTTACAAAATATAGGGCTGTCCTTGGAACCAATGATAGGGGCATTAGCAGCTGGAAATACAGTAGTTCTAAAGCCCTCTGAATTGGCTCCTGCTAGTGCTTCTCTTCTAGCAACTGCACTTTCCACTTACTTAGACAACAAAGCTGTCAAGGTTATCCAAGGTGGACCATCTGTAGGTGAACAACTCCTACAGCAGAGATGGGACAAGATCTTCTTTACAGGTAAAATTAGTCTCTCATTtttctaacactccccctcgCACATGGACCCAAAATCACTCTTAATATGTGAGGCCCGCCTAACATGtgaaacttttaattttttaaatgagaagTAAAGTGAAAACATGGTTCAAACTTATGATCACTCGCTCTAACATTATGACCAACACACACTTGTTCCAAAAGCTTAGACTGATATGCAATAATGAATTTTATTCACCTAATCTATTCTAACCATTGGTTTTAAAAGATTAAGTAATTCAATCTTAATGTTAATGCTTAGGAAGTGCACGTGTTGGAAGGATTGTCATGTCTGCAGCTGTGAAGCATCTAACACCTATTACTCTAGAGTTGGGTGGAAAATGCCCTGCTGTTCTTGATTCCCTTTCTAGTTCTTGGGACATAAAGGTAAGTTTGGCCTAGTGTATTACACTAATATATTTTATAGTCACAAAATTGGCCTACACACTTATGCATTTCTGGTCTATGTTATGACAATATGCTAAGTTGAGTTCTTTTGTGCTGTCTAATCACAAGGTGGCGGTAAAGCGAATTGTTTATGGGAAATATGGTTGCTGTGCTGGTCAAGCATGCATAGCTATAGACTACATCCTTGTTGAAAAGAAATTTACACGCACTGTGGTATGAAAGTAGTAGTTTATGCCGAATCTTATAtgagtttttaagttttttgtttgtttgtttgtaatGCAACAACATTTTGAAATAATGATACTCTATTTCAGGTGGAGTTGATGAAGAGCATGATCAAGGAaatgtttggagaaaatccaaaagaatcACACAGCATTGCAAggataataaataaacaacatcTCTTACGACTTAAGAATCTTCTTAAGGATCCACATGTTGATGCCTCTACTGTTTATGGTGGTTCTGTGGATGAAGATAACTTGTAAATGACATTATTTAATCTCTTTTGTGAATATGGACCTTATGGTTTCagctctctttccctctctctttctctctttaaaaccccctccctttttcttttttgttaaagaAGTTTTGGTTATATATGAATTCATAGTGTTCATATTCAATAAATTGGTTTTTATATGGGATTAATCCCTATATTAAATTATTCCATTATGATATTTTAAGGATTTGAAAAGAGACAAATGCTTGGTATATAAGAGAAAGTCGAGCTTCTGTTCTTAACCCCCTTTTTATCACTAGGACAATTTTCTTTGACAGCTTGTCTTGTTCTTTAATTTGTATGTTTCACAAGTATTAGT
Coding sequences within:
- the LOC126717499 gene encoding aldehyde dehydrogenase family 3 member F1-like — translated: MENLRDFERDLGEMREYYSQGKTKEASWRKSQLKGLLTLLKEKEGDILNALKQDLGKHQVETFRDEIGTLIKTLNLALESLSEWMSGRKAKLPRIALLTSAEIVPEPLGLVLIISSWNFPFGLSLEPMIGALAAGNTVVLKPSELAPASASLLATALSTYLDNKAVKVIQGGPSVGEQLLQQRWDKIFFTGSARVGRIVMSAAVKHLTPITLELGGKCPAVLDSLSSSWDIKVAVKRIVYGKYGCCAGQACIAIDYILVEKKFTRTVVELMKSMIKEMFGENPKESHSIARIINKQHLLRLKNLLKDPHVDASTVYGGSVDEDNLFIEPTILVDPPLQAEIMTDEIFGPLLPIITLEKIEDSIQFINSKPKALAIYCFTKNKTLQRRMISETSSGSVTFNDTIIQYAADTLPFGGVGGSGFGRYHGKFSFDTFSHEKAIARRSFLTEFWFRFPPWNNHKFQLLASAFNFDYLGLVLVILGLKSYRQGLGDI